One genomic region from Chiloscyllium plagiosum isolate BGI_BamShark_2017 chromosome 21, ASM401019v2, whole genome shotgun sequence encodes:
- the tfap4 gene encoding transcription factor AP-4 isoform X1 has product MEYFVVPTQKVPSFQDFRKSEKEVIGGLCSLANIPLTQESQRDQERRIRREIANSNERRRMQSINAGFQSLKTLIPHTDGEKLSKAAILQQTAEYIFSLEQEKTRLLQQNSQLKRFIQEYSGSSPKRRRAEDKDEGIGSPDVWEDEKLEDLKREMIELRQQLDKERSVRMMLEEQVRSLDAHMYPEKLKAIAQQVQLQQRHQEQTKILQQEEQQEPESQLMTQLLPAHVFPASTHHPTVIVQTPPPPASHQVTVVTMGPSSVINSPSTTSRQNLDTIVQAIQHIEGTQEKQEEEQRRVVIVQPTRVWSGAESEREATEALVPRDEKGPMERVLP; this is encoded by the exons TCTGGCTAATATCCCACTGACCCAGGAATCCCAGAGAGACCAGGAAAGGAGGATACGGAGAGAGATTGCCAACAGCAACGAGCGCCGCAGAATGCAAAGCATCAACGCTGGGTTCCAGTCCCTGAAAACACTGATACCCCACACGGATGGcgagaaactcagcaag GCAGCCATTTTGCAGCAAACAGCAGAATATATCTTTTCGTTAGAGCAAGAGAAAACCCGGTTACTTCAACAGAACTCTCAGCTGAAGCGTTTCATTCAG GAGTATAGTGGTTCCTCCCCTAAGCGGAGACGAGCAGAGGATAAGGATGAAGGGATTGGCTCCCCAGATGTTTGGGAGGATGAGAAGCTGGAGGACCTGAAAAGGGAAATGATTGAACTTCGGCAGCAGTTGGACAAGGAGCGTTCAGTCAGGATGATGTTGGAGGAACAG GTTCGTTCACTGGATGCCCACATGTATCCTGAGAAATTAAAGGCCATTGCACAACAAGTACAGCTGCAGCAACGGCATCAGGAACAAACCAAGATCCTTCAACAGGAGGAGCAACAGGAACCCGAATCCCAACTTATGACGCAG CTCCTGCCAGCGCATGTTTTCCCAGCATCAACCCACCATCCAACTGTCATTGTGCAGACTCCACCCCCACCGGCTTCGCATCAAGTTACCGTGGTGACAATGGGACCATCCTCAGTCATCAATAGCCCTTCCACTACATCGAGACAGAACCTAGACACCATTGTGCAG GCAATCCAGCACATTGAAGGAACGCAAGAGAAGCAGGAAGAGGAGCAGCGGCGGGTAGTCATTGTCCAGCCTACCCGTGTTTGGTCAGGCGCTGAATCGGAGAGAGAAGCGACAGAAGCACTTGTGCCGCGTGATGAGAAGGGGCCCATGGAGAGGGTTCTCCCGTGA
- the tfap4 gene encoding transcription factor AP-4 isoform X2, with product MQSINAGFQSLKTLIPHTDGEKLSKAAILQQTAEYIFSLEQEKTRLLQQNSQLKRFIQEYSGSSPKRRRAEDKDEGIGSPDVWEDEKLEDLKREMIELRQQLDKERSVRMMLEEQVRSLDAHMYPEKLKAIAQQVQLQQRHQEQTKILQQEEQQEPESQLMTQLLPAHVFPASTHHPTVIVQTPPPPASHQVTVVTMGPSSVINSPSTTSRQNLDTIVQAIQHIEGTQEKQEEEQRRVVIVQPTRVWSGAESEREATEALVPRDEKGPMERVLP from the exons ATGCAAAGCATCAACGCTGGGTTCCAGTCCCTGAAAACACTGATACCCCACACGGATGGcgagaaactcagcaag GCAGCCATTTTGCAGCAAACAGCAGAATATATCTTTTCGTTAGAGCAAGAGAAAACCCGGTTACTTCAACAGAACTCTCAGCTGAAGCGTTTCATTCAG GAGTATAGTGGTTCCTCCCCTAAGCGGAGACGAGCAGAGGATAAGGATGAAGGGATTGGCTCCCCAGATGTTTGGGAGGATGAGAAGCTGGAGGACCTGAAAAGGGAAATGATTGAACTTCGGCAGCAGTTGGACAAGGAGCGTTCAGTCAGGATGATGTTGGAGGAACAG GTTCGTTCACTGGATGCCCACATGTATCCTGAGAAATTAAAGGCCATTGCACAACAAGTACAGCTGCAGCAACGGCATCAGGAACAAACCAAGATCCTTCAACAGGAGGAGCAACAGGAACCCGAATCCCAACTTATGACGCAG CTCCTGCCAGCGCATGTTTTCCCAGCATCAACCCACCATCCAACTGTCATTGTGCAGACTCCACCCCCACCGGCTTCGCATCAAGTTACCGTGGTGACAATGGGACCATCCTCAGTCATCAATAGCCCTTCCACTACATCGAGACAGAACCTAGACACCATTGTGCAG GCAATCCAGCACATTGAAGGAACGCAAGAGAAGCAGGAAGAGGAGCAGCGGCGGGTAGTCATTGTCCAGCCTACCCGTGTTTGGTCAGGCGCTGAATCGGAGAGAGAAGCGACAGAAGCACTTGTGCCGCGTGATGAGAAGGGGCCCATGGAGAGGGTTCTCCCGTGA